The Vicia villosa cultivar HV-30 ecotype Madison, WI linkage group LG1, Vvil1.0, whole genome shotgun sequence genome includes a region encoding these proteins:
- the LOC131660372 gene encoding uncharacterized protein LOC131660372, with the protein MAPPKPNNPSAREIVEEAVNTTVQTSQLHINNALQETQQQLDERFHKSTMDFQQHIGQLHTRLENETQAANSRYDSIMSILTKLREQPTIPLSTQHLSPNILGSSGLSQNLFSTPMTPHSITFAPSIVHSTAIPFIPSVHTYSDVVPNTAAQPPPPPNPYSSSPSAFIPIPSYPFQAQQMPNIPPLPLLRTPKLELPPFDGCYSRAQGLCFNCDEKFIPGHKCAAANRFLLLLADDEVTTFPVEDEEIIQAANAVDTNDTYFQLSTQALTGQFSPQTLKFQGLIGGHLVMDLVDTGSTHNILQHILGHHLNLPTTQILQFLVMVGNGSHLQCEGICHSVKLNLQEKPFSLPFYLLPIEGANVVLGMAWLRTLGPIQADFSIPSITFNHKDSKITLTGDPSALSTLTTFHQLRQLLHTNSVISFHLLTFQPTEIHQQPPPLQHQTEPIDPNILKLIHKYPSVFQQKPNCPPPRTHDHRIPLLPNTPPINVKPYRYPHSQKEAMIVLIQEMLQDGLIVPSNSPFSSPVLIVKKRWKLALLCRLSCAKRSNNQRSFPHPNHR; encoded by the exons ATGGCTCCTCCTAAACCAAATAATCCATCTGCCCGTGAAATTGTTGAAGAAGCTGTCAACACAACCGTTCAAACTTCTCAACTTCACATCAACAATGCTCTCCAAGAAACCCAACAACAACTTGATGAAAGATTCCACAAATCCACCATGGATTTCCAGCAACATATCGGTCAGCTGCATACTCGTTTGGAAAATGAAACTCAAGCAGCTAACTCAAGGTATGATTCCATTATGTCCATTCTTACTAAACTTAGAGAACAACCTACTATTCCATTATCTACACAACATCTCAGCCCAAATATACTAGGCTCATCTGGCCTCTCTCAAAACCTTTTTTCAACTCCTATGACCCCCCACTCCATCACCTTCGCCCCTTCAATCGTACATTCCACCGCCATCCCGTTCATCCCTTCCGTCCACACTTATTCAGACGTTGTCCCAAACACAGCAGCACAACCACCACCACCCCCAAACCCATATTCCTCTTCACCATCCGCCTTCATACCCATACCTTCGTACCCGTTTCAAGCCCAACAAATGCCTAACATACCTCCTCTACCCCTTTTAAGAACACCCAAACTCGAGCTTCCCCCTTTTGATG gttgctacagccgtGCCCAAGGGTTATGTTTCAATTGCGATGAGAAGTTTATTCCTGGCCACAAGTGTGCTGCTGCCAACCGTTTTCTGTTATTATTGGCTGATGATGAGGTAACCACTTTTCCGGTTGAGGATGAGGAAATTATACAAGCAGCAAATGCGGTAGATACCAACGATACTTATTTTCAATTGTCTACGCAGGCTTTAACCGGTCAGTTTTCGCCCCAAACTCTCAAATTTCAAGGTCTTATTGGTGGCCATTTAGTGATGGATCTTGTTGACACGGGGAGCACCCATAATATTCTTCAACATATACTTGGTCACCACCTCAACTTACCCACTACTCAAATTCTCCAATTTTTGGTTATGGTTGGTAACGGCTCACACCTCCAATGTGAGGGTATTTGTCACAGTGTCAAATTAAATCTTCAAGAAAAGCCTTTCTCTCTACCATTTTACCTATTACCTATTGAGGGAGCTAATGTTGTTTTGGGAATGGCTTGGTTAAGAACACTTGGTCCTATACAGGCTGATTTTTCGATTCCTTCCATTACATTTAATCACAAAGATTCTAAAATCACACTCACCGGGGACCCATCTGCCCTTTCCACCCTTACTACTTTTCACCAACTAAGACAACTTCTTCATACAAATTCTGTCATTTCCTTCCACCTATTGACTTTCCAACCTACAGAAATTCACCAACAACCCCCACCCCTTCAACACCAAACTGAACCTATTGACCCAAATATCCTTAAACTTATCCACAAATACCCATCTGTCTTTCAACAAAAACCTAATTGTCCACCACCTCGCACTCATGACCATCGGATTCCATTACTTCCCAATACCCCACCCATAAATGTGAAACCTTACCGATACCCTCACTCGCAAAAGGAAGCAATGATTGTTCTAATTCAGGAAATGTTACAGGATGGTCTAATTGTTCCTAGTAATAGCCCTTTTTCCTCACCggttttaattgttaaaaaaagATGGAAGTTGGCGCTTCTGTGTCGATTATCGTGTGCTAAACGCAGTAACAATCAAAGATCGTTTCCCCATCCCAACCATCGGTGA